A stretch of Triticum aestivum cultivar Chinese Spring chromosome 1D, IWGSC CS RefSeq v2.1, whole genome shotgun sequence DNA encodes these proteins:
- the LOC123180996 gene encoding acyltransferase-like protein At1g54570, chloroplastic isoform X2 — protein sequence MPLRGQRQRWHPSDQPVLVCTKKKEKKKMHNVIVALLLHLPMPGLLQIVEKSIQYEHDLSPNRPIYLVGDSFGGCLALAAAARNPHIDLVLLLVNPATSFAKTPLQPILPLLEAMPSDLHVTVPYLLSFVMADPLKMAMVSIENNLSPPETLQKLSESLTSLLPLLSQLADIIPRDALLWKLKLLKSGAAYANSRLHAVQAEVLFLASGKDNLLPSGEEADRLFKGLKNCRVRYFKENGHTLLLEDGVNLLSVIKGANMYRRGRQRDFVTDYLPPTLSEFKKTFDEDHKLFHLALSPVMMSTLTNGKIVRGLAGVPDQGPVLFVGYHALMGIELSPLYEEFLREKNTIVRGMAHPMLFGSKYETSLQESSRLDTVSMYGGLPVTPINMYRLFERNQYVLLYPGGAREALHRKGEEYKLFWPDQPEFVRMAARFGVTVVPFGFVGEDDILELVLDYNDQKNIPYLREWIESINKDGQRVRDSVKGEEGNQDMHIPAIVPKVPGRFYYLFGKPIKMEGMNNVLTDRESANEVYLHIKSEVEDAMAYLQRKREEDPYRSIAQRAVYQATQGVSARVPTFEP from the exons ATGCCACTCCGAGGACAGAGGCAACGGTGGCATCCTTCTGACCAGCCAGTTTTGGTCTgtaccaaaaaaaaagaaaagaaaaaaatgcataATGTCATCGTCGCGCTTCTTTTGCATCTCCCAATGCCTG GGCTATTACAAATTGTCGAAAAATCTATCCAATATGAGCATGATTTATCACCAAACAGACCGATATATCTTGTTGGAGATTCCTTTGGTGGATGCCTGGCGCTTGCAGCGGCAGCTCGTAATCCACACATCGATTTGGTCCTCCTACTGGTAAACCCAG CAACATCATTTGCAAAGACTCCACTGCAGCCAATATTGCCTCTTTTGGAAGCAATGCCAAGCGACCTTCATGTTACAGTTCCGTATCTTCTTAGTTTTGTTATGG CTGACCCTCTGAAGATGGCTATGGTTAGCATTGAGAACAACCTTTCTCCTCCAGAAACTCTTCAAAAGCTGTCAGAAAGTCTCACTTCTTTGCTGCCTTTGCTTTCA CAATTGGCAGATATCATACCAAGGGATGCTCTTCTGTGGAAGCTCAAGCTTCTTAAGTCAGGAGCAGCCTATGCCAACTCTCGTCTTCATGCTGTACAAGCTGAAGTTCTGTTTCTTGCCAG tGGCAAAGACAATCTTCTGCCGAGTGGAGAAGAGGCAGATCGACTCTTCAAGGGACTGAAAAACTGCAGAGTTCGATACTTCAAGGAAAATGGCCATACACTACTCTTG GAGGATGGTGTGAATCTGTTATCTGTTATAAAAGGTGCAAACATGTACCGCCGTGGAAGGCAACGGGACTTTGTGACCGACTACCTTCCCCCTACACTAAGTGAGTTCAAGAAAACATTTGATGAAGACCACAA ATTGTTTCACCTTGCACTGAGCCCAGTCATGATGTCTACTCTGACAAATGGAAAAATTGTCCGTGGCCTTGCTGGTGTTCCTGACCAAGGTCCTGTCTTGTTTGTGGGTTATCATGCACTGATGGGGATTGAGTTAAGCCCATTGTATGAAGAGTTTTTGAGGGAGAAGAACACGATTGTTCGTGGCATGGCTCATCCAATGTTGTTTGGATCAAAATATGAGACCTCGCTCCAGGAGTCGTCTCGGCTTGATACAGTCTCTATGTATGGCGGATTACCAGTCACTCCAATCAATATGTACAGGCTGTTTGAGAGAAATCAATATGTTCTCCTCTATCCTGGTGGTGCTCGGGAAGCTCTACATAGGAAG GGTGAAGAATACAAGTTGTTTTGGCCAGATCAGCCAGAATTTGTAAGGATGGCGGCAAGGTTTGGTGTTACAGTCGTTCCATTTGGGTTTGTCGGAGAAGATGATATTTTAGAG TTGGTTCTGGATTACAATGATCAAAAGAACATTCCGTACCTTCGGGAGTGGATAGAGTCAATCAACAAAGATGGCCAGAGAGTGAG AGATAGCGTCAAAGGAGAGGAAGGGAATCAGGACATGCACATACCTGCTATTGTTCCCAAAGTACCCGGACGATTCTACTACCTTTTTGGCAAACCAATCAAAATGGAAGGGATGAACAATGTTCTGACGGATAGGGAGAGCGCAAATGAAGTGTATTTACATATCAAATCAGAAGTCGAGGACGCAATGGCATACTTGCAGAGGAAGAGGGAGGAAGACCCTTACAGGAGTATAGCTCAGCGTGCTGTGTACCAGGCAACTCAGGGTGTTTCTGCTCGAGTCCCAACTTTTGAACCATGA
- the LOC123180996 gene encoding acyltransferase-like protein At1g54570, chloroplastic isoform X1, whose translation MSIPALRSFPAVYGVKPTARLVRHHSRLGGGLRASSVAVNGEVGLRNRSRKKEDAVKKEKDRGLEPLYDDGFGGVTVKDYFAAARALCKDDGGPPRWFSPVECGQPAVEDAPLLLFLPGTDGVGMGLILHHKSLGKAFEVRCLHIPVNDRTPFEGLLQIVEKSIQYEHDLSPNRPIYLVGDSFGGCLALAAAARNPHIDLVLLLVNPATSFAKTPLQPILPLLEAMPSDLHVTVPYLLSFVMADPLKMAMVSIENNLSPPETLQKLSESLTSLLPLLSQLADIIPRDALLWKLKLLKSGAAYANSRLHAVQAEVLFLASGKDNLLPSGEEADRLFKGLKNCRVRYFKENGHTLLLEDGVNLLSVIKGANMYRRGRQRDFVTDYLPPTLSEFKKTFDEDHKLFHLALSPVMMSTLTNGKIVRGLAGVPDQGPVLFVGYHALMGIELSPLYEEFLREKNTIVRGMAHPMLFGSKYETSLQESSRLDTVSMYGGLPVTPINMYRLFERNQYVLLYPGGAREALHRKGEEYKLFWPDQPEFVRMAARFGVTVVPFGFVGEDDILELVLDYNDQKNIPYLREWIESINKDGQRVRDSVKGEEGNQDMHIPAIVPKVPGRFYYLFGKPIKMEGMNNVLTDRESANEVYLHIKSEVEDAMAYLQRKREEDPYRSIAQRAVYQATQGVSARVPTFEP comes from the exons ATGTCCATTCCCGCCCTCCGCTCCTTCCCCGCCGTCTACGGCGTGAAGCCGACCGCCCGCCTGGTCCGACACCATTCCCGGCTCGGCGGCGGCCTCCGGGCCAGCTCCGTCGCCGTGAACGGGGAAGTGGGGCTGAGAAACAGGAGCAGGAAGAAAGAGGACGCGGTGAAGAAGGAGAAGGACAGAGGACTGGAGCCCCTCTACGACGATGGGTTCGGGGGCGTGACCGTCAAGGACTACTTCGCGGCCGCCAGGGCCCTGTGCAAGGACGACGGAGGGCCGCCGCGGTGGTTCAGCCCCGTCGAGTGCGGCCAGCCGGCGGTGGAGGACGCGCCCCTGCTGCTCTTCTTGCCAG GAACTGATGGTGTTGGGATGGGGCTCATTCTGCACCACAAGTCTTTGGGCAA GGCCTTTGAAGTTCGTTGTTTGCATATACCAGTAAATGATCGTACACCATTTGAAG GGCTATTACAAATTGTCGAAAAATCTATCCAATATGAGCATGATTTATCACCAAACAGACCGATATATCTTGTTGGAGATTCCTTTGGTGGATGCCTGGCGCTTGCAGCGGCAGCTCGTAATCCACACATCGATTTGGTCCTCCTACTGGTAAACCCAG CAACATCATTTGCAAAGACTCCACTGCAGCCAATATTGCCTCTTTTGGAAGCAATGCCAAGCGACCTTCATGTTACAGTTCCGTATCTTCTTAGTTTTGTTATGG CTGACCCTCTGAAGATGGCTATGGTTAGCATTGAGAACAACCTTTCTCCTCCAGAAACTCTTCAAAAGCTGTCAGAAAGTCTCACTTCTTTGCTGCCTTTGCTTTCA CAATTGGCAGATATCATACCAAGGGATGCTCTTCTGTGGAAGCTCAAGCTTCTTAAGTCAGGAGCAGCCTATGCCAACTCTCGTCTTCATGCTGTACAAGCTGAAGTTCTGTTTCTTGCCAG tGGCAAAGACAATCTTCTGCCGAGTGGAGAAGAGGCAGATCGACTCTTCAAGGGACTGAAAAACTGCAGAGTTCGATACTTCAAGGAAAATGGCCATACACTACTCTTG GAGGATGGTGTGAATCTGTTATCTGTTATAAAAGGTGCAAACATGTACCGCCGTGGAAGGCAACGGGACTTTGTGACCGACTACCTTCCCCCTACACTAAGTGAGTTCAAGAAAACATTTGATGAAGACCACAA ATTGTTTCACCTTGCACTGAGCCCAGTCATGATGTCTACTCTGACAAATGGAAAAATTGTCCGTGGCCTTGCTGGTGTTCCTGACCAAGGTCCTGTCTTGTTTGTGGGTTATCATGCACTGATGGGGATTGAGTTAAGCCCATTGTATGAAGAGTTTTTGAGGGAGAAGAACACGATTGTTCGTGGCATGGCTCATCCAATGTTGTTTGGATCAAAATATGAGACCTCGCTCCAGGAGTCGTCTCGGCTTGATACAGTCTCTATGTATGGCGGATTACCAGTCACTCCAATCAATATGTACAGGCTGTTTGAGAGAAATCAATATGTTCTCCTCTATCCTGGTGGTGCTCGGGAAGCTCTACATAGGAAG GGTGAAGAATACAAGTTGTTTTGGCCAGATCAGCCAGAATTTGTAAGGATGGCGGCAAGGTTTGGTGTTACAGTCGTTCCATTTGGGTTTGTCGGAGAAGATGATATTTTAGAG TTGGTTCTGGATTACAATGATCAAAAGAACATTCCGTACCTTCGGGAGTGGATAGAGTCAATCAACAAAGATGGCCAGAGAGTGAG AGATAGCGTCAAAGGAGAGGAAGGGAATCAGGACATGCACATACCTGCTATTGTTCCCAAAGTACCCGGACGATTCTACTACCTTTTTGGCAAACCAATCAAAATGGAAGGGATGAACAATGTTCTGACGGATAGGGAGAGCGCAAATGAAGTGTATTTACATATCAAATCAGAAGTCGAGGACGCAATGGCATACTTGCAGAGGAAGAGGGAGGAAGACCCTTACAGGAGTATAGCTCAGCGTGCTGTGTACCAGGCAACTCAGGGTGTTTCTGCTCGAGTCCCAACTTTTGAACCATGA